A stretch of Streptococcus sp. oral taxon 061 DNA encodes these proteins:
- a CDS encoding YbbR-like domain-containing protein, which produces MRRNSLYIISSLLFACVLFIYATSINYQNNTNARQTKTETYTNTVVNVPIDIQYDSEQYFISGFSSEVTVFLTGSNRVALASEMQESTRKFKVTADLTQATEGTIEVPLTIENLPSGLTAVATPQKITVKIGKKVTRDNVPVVPQIDSSQIDEKIIIERVTVSDEKVSVTSDADTLSKIDRIVAVLPTSEQITGNYSGSVPLQAVDKNGAVLPTVITPFETTMKVTTKAVRTTSSTTSTSNGSSTENSSTTAAETKSES; this is translated from the coding sequence ATGAGAAGAAATAGTCTTTATATCATCTCCTCGCTCCTGTTCGCGTGTGTCCTGTTTATCTATGCAACATCAATCAATTATCAAAACAATACCAACGCAAGACAAACTAAAACTGAAACCTATACCAATACAGTAGTCAATGTACCGATTGATATTCAGTATGATAGTGAGCAGTATTTTATCAGTGGTTTTAGCTCAGAAGTGACGGTGTTTCTAACGGGTTCAAATCGGGTGGCCTTGGCTAGTGAGATGCAGGAAAGCACTCGTAAATTTAAAGTGACTGCTGATTTGACGCAGGCTACAGAAGGAACGATTGAAGTTCCCTTAACCATTGAAAATCTTCCAAGTGGTTTGACAGCTGTAGCAACACCACAAAAAATCACAGTCAAGATTGGTAAGAAAGTTACTCGAGATAATGTACCTGTTGTACCTCAAATTGATTCTAGTCAAATTGATGAGAAGATTATAATCGAACGTGTTACTGTTTCTGATGAAAAAGTTTCAGTAACTAGTGATGCGGATACACTATCTAAGATTGATCGGATTGTTGCAGTTTTACCAACGAGTGAACAGATTACAGGGAACTATTCTGGATCAGTTCCTTTGCAAGCTGTTGATAAAAATGGAGCTGTCTTACCAACAGTGATTACACCTTTTGAAACTACTATGAAAGTAACGACCAAAGCTGTCAGAACAACAAGTAGTACAACCTCAACAAGTAATGGTTCGTCTACCGAAAACTCTTCAACGACAGCAGCAGAGACGAAGTCAGAATCTTAA
- the cdaA gene encoding diadenylate cyclase CdaA: MNFQQLSNLQYWSSLFSSPWSIAINVIDILIVAYILYQFTKSIAGTKIMILVRGVLVFILAQIAANFLGLTTISWLINQLITYGVIAAVVIFSPEIRTGLERLGRATDFFSNTPMSSEEQMVQAFVKSVEYMSPRKIGALVAVQRVRTLQEYIVTGIPLDAKISAELLINIFIPNTPLHDGAVIISGDRIAVTSAYLPLTENTGISKEFGTRHRAAIGLSEVSDALTFVVSEETGGISITYNGVFKHDLSLEEFEEELRRILIPKDSQEPSLKERLLGGWNNEKK; encoded by the coding sequence ATGAATTTTCAGCAATTATCTAATCTTCAATACTGGTCTAGTTTGTTTTCCAGTCCTTGGAGTATTGCGATAAATGTGATTGATATTCTAATCGTTGCTTATATCTTATATCAATTTACAAAATCAATTGCAGGAACCAAGATTATGATTCTGGTTCGAGGCGTTTTAGTTTTTATCTTAGCTCAGATTGCGGCTAATTTTTTGGGCTTGACGACTATTTCCTGGTTGATTAACCAATTGATTACCTATGGAGTTATCGCAGCGGTTGTTATCTTTTCTCCAGAAATTCGGACAGGTTTGGAACGATTAGGTCGAGCTACGGACTTCTTTTCAAATACTCCTATGAGTTCAGAAGAGCAGATGGTCCAGGCTTTTGTAAAATCGGTTGAGTATATGAGCCCACGGAAGATTGGAGCTTTGGTAGCTGTTCAACGTGTGAGAACCTTGCAGGAGTACATCGTTACAGGAATTCCTTTGGATGCTAAGATTTCTGCTGAGTTATTAATTAACATCTTTATCCCTAATACGCCTCTCCATGACGGTGCAGTTATTATCAGTGGAGATCGGATTGCAGTAACTTCTGCCTATTTACCACTAACAGAAAACACAGGTATTTCCAAAGAGTTCGGAACTCGTCACCGTGCAGCCATTGGTTTATCAGAAGTTTCAGATGCCCTTACTTTTGTTGTATCAGAAGAAACTGGAGGTATATCCATCACCTACAATGGTGTCTTCAAACATGATCTAAGTTTGGAAGAATTCGAGGAAGAACTACGTCGTATTCTGATCCCTAAGGATTCACAAGAACCAAGCTTAAAAGAACGTCTATTAGGAGGCTGGAATAATGAGAAGAAATAG
- a CDS encoding NAD(P)/FAD-dependent oxidoreductase, with amino-acid sequence MSELYDITIVGGGPVGLFAAFYANLRQAKVQIIDSLPQLGGQPAILYPEKQILDVPGFPNLTGEELTNRLLEQLQGFDTPAHLNETVLEIDKEDGVFKITTTKGTHTSKAVIIAMGGGAFKPRPLELEGVEGYKNIHYHVSNIQQYAGQRVTILGGGDSAVDWALAFEKIAPTTLVHRRDNFRALEHSVQALQESSVSIKTPFVPSQLMGDGQILNKLEITKVKSDETETIELDHLFVNYGFKSSVGNLKNWGLELNRHKIIVNSKQESSQPGIYAIGDCCYYEGKIDLIATGLGEAPTAVNNAINYIDPEQKVQPKHSTSL; translated from the coding sequence ATGTCTGAACTATATGATATCACCATCGTAGGGGGTGGCCCAGTTGGTCTTTTCGCAGCCTTTTATGCAAATTTACGTCAAGCTAAAGTACAAATCATTGACTCTCTTCCACAATTAGGTGGCCAACCTGCCATTCTTTATCCTGAAAAACAAATTCTTGATGTCCCAGGTTTCCCTAATCTCACTGGTGAAGAATTAACAAATCGCTTGTTAGAACAATTACAAGGGTTTGATACACCAGCCCATCTCAATGAAACTGTTCTTGAAATTGACAAAGAAGATGGTGTTTTTAAGATTACAACCACTAAAGGAACTCATACTAGCAAAGCTGTCATCATCGCTATGGGTGGAGGTGCCTTTAAACCGCGTCCACTTGAACTAGAAGGTGTCGAAGGTTATAAAAACATCCATTACCACGTTTCTAACATTCAGCAATATGCTGGACAGAGAGTAACCATCCTCGGTGGAGGAGACTCTGCTGTGGACTGGGCCTTAGCTTTTGAAAAGATTGCTCCAACTACACTTGTTCACCGTCGAGATAACTTCCGTGCCCTCGAACATAGTGTCCAAGCCCTTCAAGAATCATCTGTTAGCATCAAAACACCATTTGTGCCAAGTCAACTTATGGGTGATGGACAAATTCTCAATAAGCTTGAAATCACAAAAGTCAAATCCGATGAGACTGAAACCATTGAACTGGATCACCTCTTTGTCAACTATGGATTTAAATCTTCTGTCGGTAATCTTAAAAATTGGGGATTAGAACTGAATCGTCATAAAATTATCGTCAATAGTAAGCAAGAATCTAGCCAGCCTGGAATTTACGCTATTGGTGACTGCTGCTACTACGAAGGTAAGATTGACTTGATTGCGACAGGTCTAGGTGAAGCACCTACTGCAGTTAACAATGCCATTAACTACATTGACCCAGAGCAAAAAGTACAACCAAAACACTCTACAAGTTTATAA